The segment GAGGGATCGCAGGCAAGATGCCCGTCCTGAACTACTATGGCCGGAAATCGTCGCGGCGCGCGAGGATTTCCCTCCGTCATTCCCGCGAAGGCGGGAATCCATCCGGAGCCCTACCGCCCCTGGATGCCCGCCCCACGCCTTCGCGGGGGCAGGCTTTAAGGAGTGCGGGCATGACGGAATACCCCCGGTCGAGCTTTGGGTTGCGGGCGCCAGCCCGCGCTAGGCTGCGTCGAAGGGCCTGCGCTACCGAGGGACTGGGGGGCTTGCGGGAAATCTGCGGGCGAGAGCCGCCCGTGCTTTCAGCGATGCCCGCGGGCCCGGCTTCGAGACGGCCGCTGCGCGGCCTTCTCAGCCGGAGCGGGGTTCATCCGCACTCCAAGCCGGCGCATTCGGCCGTGCGGGCTCTCAGCCGATCTCGGCTAGCCCGAGCCGGCCGGCCCAGCGGTGTTGCAACACCGCGCGCAAGGCCGCCGACTCAGGGGTGCGCAGTGCCGGATCAAGCTGCAGCCACTCTTGAGCGGCGCGGCGGGCGTCGTCGAGCACGCGGCTGTCGCGCAGCAGGTTGGCAGCGCGGAAGTCGGGTAGCCCCGATTGCCGCGTCCCGATGAAGTCGCCGGGACCGCGGATTTGAAGATCGATCTCCGCGATCTTGAAACCGTCGCTGGTGCGCTCCATCGCCTTGAGCCGGCGGTACGCCTCGTCGCCGGCGTAGGCCGGCCCCACTAAGATGCAGGTCGAAGCTTCGCCGCCGCGTCCGACGCGCCCGCGCAGTTGGTGCAGCTGTGCCAAGCCGAAGCGCTCGGCGTGCTCGATCGCCATCACCGTCGCGTTGGGCACGTCGATGCCGACTTCGATCACGGTTGTGCTCACCAGCAGCTGCAGCTCGCCGGCCTTGAAGCGGCGCATCACCTGCTCTTTCTCCGCGCCCTTCATGCGGCCGTGGATGAGGCCGACGCGATAGCCTGCGAACACCGTGCGCGCGAGCTCGTTGGCCATGGTGGTGGCGTCGCGCAGGGCGGCCTTGTCGCTGGCGTCAACCAGCGGATAGACGACGTAACCTTGGCGCCCGGCATCGAGCTCGCGCTTGACCAGGGTGTAGACCTTCGGGCGATCATGCTCGCGCAGCACCAGCGTGCGCACCGGCTGGCGGCCCGGTGGCATTTCGTCGAGCACCGAGACATCGAGGTCGCCGTAGAGCGTGAGCGCCAGCGTGCGCGGAATCGGCGTGGCGCTGAGCAACAGCACGTCGGGCGGCGGCTCGCCGGCATCGCCACCGAGGCCACGCAGCGCCGCCCGCTGCATCACCCCGAAACGGTGCTGCTCGTCGATGATGCTCAGGCCGACGGCTTTGAAGCGCACGCTCTCCTGAATCAGCGCGTGGGTGCCGACGGCGATCTGAATCTCGCCCGCGGCCAGCTCGCGCTCCAGCGTGCGGCGCGTTGCCCGCGGCTGCTCGCCCGTCAGCAGCGCCGCGCGCACGCCCAGCGCCTCACACCAGCGGCCGATGGTGTTGAAGTGTTGCTCCGCCAGCAGCTCCGTCGGCGCCATGAAGGCGGCCTGCAAGTCGTTCTCCACCGCCACCAGCGCGGCGAACAGCGCCACGATGGTCTTGCCGCTGCCGACGTCGCCTTGCACCAGCCGATGCATCGGATGCGGCGCGGCCATGTCCTGGTAGATCTCCTTGATCACACGCTGCTGCGCCTTGGTGAGCGGGAAGGACAACTGCTGCGCCAGCCGATCGGTGAGATGGCCGCGGCGTGCGAGCGCGCGCCCGTCTTCGATCGCAATCGCCCGCCGCTTCAAACCGAGCCCGAGCTGGAGATAGAAGAGTTCATCGAACACCAGGCTGCGATGTCCGCTCGAAGCAAAGGCGTTCAACTGCGCCACGTCCATCTCCCGCGCGGGCTGATGCACGATGCGCAGCGCCCGCGTCAGGTCGAGCACCTGCCGCGGCCGGGTGATGCTTTCGGGCAGAGCGCTGGGAACACGCGCGCCGTATTCACTCACCGCTTGCTGCACGATCTTGCGCATGACGCCGACGCTCATCGCCGCCGGCTTGTTGTAGACCGGCAGAATACCTTGCCCCTGCGCTTCGGCTTCGAGATCAATCTCGGGGTGCACCATGCGCTTCATCCCGGTGGGCCCGGCCTCGACCTTGCCGTGCACCAGACAACGTTGGCCGAGGCGGTAGCGGTTCTTGAAGTAGGCGACCTGGTGGTACCAAGTGAGCGCGAGCAAACCGCTGTCGTCTTTGAGTGCGCCTTCCAAGATGCGGCGCTGGCTGCGTCCGACGAAGCGCTCGGCCAAGTGTGCGATCTCGCCGATCACACTGCCCTCTTCGCCTAGGCGCAGCTCGCGGACCGTGCACACCGCACGCCGGTCCTCGTAACGAAACGGCAAGTGATACAGGAGATCTTCGACCGTGCGCAGGCCGAGTTTCCGGAACTGCTCAGCGCGCTGCGGCCCGACGCCGCGCACGAACTGCACCGGCTGCTTGAGCGCTTCCAGGCCAGCGGCGAGATCCCCGCCGCTACGCTGATACGGCGGTACTTGCGCCGCGACGGCTGCGGGCACGGCTGTTGCCGGGGCGGCACACTGCACCGGCCGAGCCGAAGCCGGCACCGGGGCGCTGGTCGCTGGCCCGGGTGCGGCGGCGAGGGGAACGGCGCCAAGCCCGCCCACCAACTCTCGCAGCGCGCGCGCCCAGGCGAGGCGATCGGGGGGCGGGTGCCGCACGAAGGCTTCGAGCGCGGCGCATACGGCGCCGAGTTGTGAGCGCGCCGGCTCGGCCAGCGTCATCGTCAGCGCGCGCCCGCGCTCGGCCAGCGCCGCTGCGGGCACGCCGACGCGCTCGGCGGCCGCGGCCGGACTGCGTAGTAAGAAGTCCAGCGGTGCACTGACCGCCGCCAGGAAGGCCGCCAGCGAATCGCTGTCAACTCCGGGGGGCACGATTAGCGCCGTCGTCGCCGGCGGCAGCACGATGATGGTCTTGCAGCGGGCACACTTGCAGCGCCTCGCGCCGCAGCCACGCCACCCCCTCGGCGGCAGCGGCCGCCGCCGCCACGGTGGTGAAATACGGCACGCGGCACTCGAGCGCGCTGCGGCGGATCGAGTACGAGTCCTGCTGCGACCCAATACCCATCGGCGTATTGATGACCATCGCGATGCTGCCGCCGCGGATGGCATCGACGATGTGCGGGCTGCCCTCGGCGACCTTGTTGATGCCGCTGACTGCCACCCCGTGCCGGCTGAGGTAGGCCGCGGTGCCGTGCGTGGCGATCAAACGAAAGCCTTCCTGCACCAGCCGCCGGGCGATCGGCAGCACACGCGGCTTGTCTTCGTCGGGCACGCTGAGGAAGGCCGTACCACCCAGCGGTAGCATGGTGCCGGCAGCAATCTGCGCCTTGGCAAAGGCCGCCCCGAAGGTGCTGTCGATTCCCATCACCTCGCCGGTGGATTTCATCTCCGGACCGAGCAGGGTGTCGACGTTGGGGAACTTGGTGAAGGGGAACACGGCCTCTTTGACCGAGATATGGTCCGGCACCACCTCGGCGGTGAAACCCAGTTCGCGCAGCGGGCGTCCGAGCATGACACGCGCTGCCAGTTTCGCCAGCGGTACACCAATGGCCTTGCTGACGAACGGCACCGTGCGCGAGGCCCGCGGGTTGACCTCGAGGATGTAGACGTCGTCGCCTTTGACGGCGAACTGGATATTCATCAAGCCGATGACTTCCAGCTCGCGCGCCAGTGCCTGGGTCTGCCGGCGGACTTCGTCCTGCACCGCTTTGGAGATGGTGATCGGCGGCAGCGAGCAGGCACTGTCGCCGGAGTGCACGCCGGCGCGCTCGATGTGCTCCATGATCCCGCCGACCACGACTAGTTCGCCGTCGCTGATGGCGTCGACGTCCAGCTCGATGGCGTCTTCGAGAAACTGATCGATCAGCACCGGCCGATCAGGCGCCAGGTCCACGGCCCGGGCCATGTAGCCGCGCAGCGCGGTCTCCTCGTGCACGATCTCCATCGCCCGCCCCCCGAGCACGTACGATGGCCGCACCAGCACCGGGTAGCCGATGCCGGCCGCCACGCGCACGGCCTCGTCAACCGTACGGGCGATGCCGTTGGCCGGCTGGCGCAAGCCCAAGCGGGTCAGCAGCACGGCGAAGCGCTCGCGATCCTCGGCGCGATCGATGGCGTCGGGCGAGGTGCCGAGGATGCGCACGCCGGCCTGCTCCAGCGGCACGGCCAACTTCAACGGCGTCTGGCCGCCGAACTGCACGATCACGCCCAAGGGCTGCTCGCGGGCAATGATGCCGAGGACATCCTCACGCGTGAGCGGCTCGAAGTACAGTTTATCCGAGGTGTCGTAGTCGGTGCTGACGGTCTCGGGGTTGCAGTTGACCATGATGGTCTCGTAGCCGTCCTCCTTGAGTGCGAAGGCGGCGTGCACGCAGCAGTAGTCGAACTCGATGCCCTGGCCGATGCGGTTGGGCCCGCCGCCGAGGATCAGGACCTTCTTGCGATCGGTCACGCCCGATTCGTCTTCGGCGTCGTAGCTCGAGTAGAGGTAGGGAGTGAAGGCGGCGAACTCGGCGGCGCAGGTGTCGACCATCTTGTAGACCGGTTCGACCCCAGCGCGCAGCCGCCTCTGGCGGAGGTCTTCTTCGCTGCCGCCGGTCAACTGCGCCAGGCGGATGTCGGAGAAGCCCATGGCTTTGGCGCGGCGTAACAAGTCGGCAGCCAGCGGCGCGCCCGACTGTCGGATCTCGTCTTCGCAGGCGACGATCTGGCGGATGTTTTCCAAGAACCACGGATCGATCCTCGACAGCTCGAACAGGCGTTGCGTGTTGTACCCGGCGCGATAGGCGGCGGCGATGTACCACAGGCGGCGAGCGTTGGGCGTGGCCAACTTCTCGTCCAGCGCAGCACCCTCCAGGTGCTGGCCCAGGCCTTTGTCGTCGAACCCGTAGGAGTCGATCTCGAGCGAGCGGATGGCCTTGTGCAGCGACTCCTTGAACGTGCGGCCGATCGCCATGGCCTCGCCGACCGACTTCATCTGCGGCCCGAGCAGGTCGGTGGCGGCGGGAAACTTCTCGAAGGTGAAGCGTGGGATCTTGGTTACCACGTAGTCGATGGTGGGCTCGAAACACGCCGGGGTCTCACGCGTGATGTCGTTGCGGATCTCGTCGAGGGTGTAGCCGACGGCGAGCTTGGCGGCGATCTTGGCGATCGGGAAGCCGGTGGCTTTGCTGGCCAGGGCGGAGCTGCGCGAGACCCGCGGATTCATTTCGATGATTACCAGCCTCCCGTTGTCGGGATGGACGCCGAACTGGATGTTCGAGCCGCCGGTATCGACGCCGATCTCGCGGATGATGGCGAGCGCGGCGTCGCGCATGATCTGGTATTCCTTATCGGTGAGGGTCTGCGCTGGCGCGATGGTGATGCTGTCGCCGGTGTGCACACCCATGGGATCGAAGTTTTCGATCGAGCAGACGATGACGACGTTGTCCTTGCCGTCGCGCATCACTTCGAGCTCGAACTCCTTCCAGCCGGCGATCGATTCCTCGACCAGCACCTCGTTGGTCGGCGAGGCATCGAGGCCCCAGCTTACGACTGCTTCGAAGGCAGCCTCGGTGGTGACCACGCCGCCGCCGGTACCGCCGAGCGTACGCGAGGGACGAATGATCAGCGGCAAGCCCAGCTCGTGGCGAATTGCTTGCGCTTCGGCTAACGAGTGGGCGTAGCCGCTGCGCGGCAAGTCGAGGCCGATGCGCTCCATCGCGGCTTTGAAGAGGTTGCGGTCCTCAGCCATTTTGATTGCCGGCAGCTTGGCGCCGATCAGCTCGACGCCGTAGCGATCGAGCACGCCGCGCTCAGCCAGCTCGATGGCCATGTTGAGCCCGGTCTGCCCGCCGATGGTGGGCAGCAAGGCCTCGGGGCGCTCGGCGGCGATGATGCGCTCCAGGATTTCGGCGGTGATCGGCTCGACGTAGGTACGGTCGGCAAAGCCGGGGTCGGTCATGATCGTCGCCGGGTTGGAGTTGATCAGGATGACCCGGAAGCCTTCTTCCTTGAGCGCCTTGCAGGCCTGCGTGCCCGAGTAGTCGAACTCGCAGGCTTGGCCGATGACGATCGGGCCCGAGCCGATCAGGAGGATGCTCTTGAGGTCAGTGCGTTTGGGCATGAGCCCGACTTCCTATGCCTCTCTCTGCCTCAGCCCTCTCTCCGCACACCGATGCGGGGAGAGAGAACCAGGGATGCCCCGTCGAGCGCTTCACCGACCCGCCTCCATCATGTTCAGAAACCGCTTGAACAAGTAGTTGGCGTCGTGCGGGCCGGGCGAGGCTTCGGGGTGATACTGCACCGAGAACAGCTGCGCCTCGGGCTGGCTCAAACCCTCGACGGTCTGGTCGTTCAAATTAACGTGGGTGACCGCAGCGATGCCCTGGACCGACTCGGCCGCGACGGCAAAGCCGTGGTTCTGGCTGGTGATCTCGGTCTTACGAGTAGTGAGGTCCATGACCGGCTGGTTGCCGCCGTGATGGCCGAACTTGAGCTTGTAGGTGCGCCCGCCCAGCGCCAGGCCGAGCATCTGATGGCCGAGGCAGATGCCGAAGATGGGCCGCCTGCCGATCAGCTCGCGCACGATGCCGGCGTAGGGGCCGACGTCGGGATCCCCGGGGCCGTTGGAGAGAAAGATACCGTCCGGTTTGAGCGCCAGCACCTCAACCGCCGGCGTGGCGGCCGGCACCACGCGCACGCGGCAGCCGCCGCTGACCAGGCAGCGCAGGATGTTGCGCTTGATCCCGTAATCGTAGGCGACCACGAAGGGCCGCGCGCCCGCCCCCTCGGCGCGGCCGTAACCGTGTGACAGCGACCAGGTCGCCTCATCCCAATCGTAAGCGGCGGTGCAAGTAACTTCCTTGACGAGGTCACGCCCGATGAGGCCGGCCGACGCCCGCGCCCGTTCGACCAGCCGCGCCGCATCGAGATCGACGGTCGAGAGCACCGCTTCTTGCGCGCCGTACTGGCGCAGCCGGCGCACCAGGGCGCGGGTGTCGATGCCTTGAATGGCGGGGATGGCGTTGGCCACCAGGTAGTCGCGCAAGCTCTGTTGCGCCCGCCAGTTGCTCGGCTGTTCCCAGTACTCCTTGACGATGAAGCCTTGCACGAACGGGCGCAGTGATTCCACGTCCTCACGGTTGACGCCGACGTTGCCGATCTCCGGGCAGGTCATGGCCACCAGCTGGCCGCGGTACGAGGGGTCGGTG is part of the Deltaproteobacteria bacterium genome and harbors:
- the recG gene encoding ATP-dependent DNA helicase RecG; its protein translation is MTLAEPARSQLGAVCAALEAFVRHPPPDRLAWARALRELVGGLGAVPLAAAPGPATSAPVPASARPVQCAAPATAVPAAVAAQVPPYQRSGGDLAAGLEALKQPVQFVRGVGPQRAEQFRKLGLRTVEDLLYHLPFRYEDRRAVCTVRELRLGEEGSVIGEIAHLAERFVGRSQRRILEGALKDDSGLLALTWYHQVAYFKNRYRLGQRCLVHGKVEAGPTGMKRMVHPEIDLEAEAQGQGILPVYNKPAAMSVGVMRKIVQQAVSEYGARVPSALPESITRPRQVLDLTRALRIVHQPAREMDVAQLNAFASSGHRSLVFDELFYLQLGLGLKRRAIAIEDGRALARRGHLTDRLAQQLSFPLTKAQQRVIKEIYQDMAAPHPMHRLVQGDVGSGKTIVALFAALVAVENDLQAAFMAPTELLAEQHFNTIGRWCEALGVRAALLTGEQPRATRRTLERELAAGEIQIAVGTHALIQESVRFKAVGLSIIDEQHRFGVMQRAALRGLGGDAGEPPPDVLLLSATPIPRTLALTLYGDLDVSVLDEMPPGRQPVRTLVLREHDRPKVYTLVKRELDAGRQGYVVYPLVDASDKAALRDATTMANELARTVFAGYRVGLIHGRMKGAEKEQVMRRFKAGELQLLVSTTVIEVGIDVPNATVMAIEHAERFGLAQLHQLRGRVGRGGEASTCILVGPAYAGDEAYRRLKAMERTSDGFKIAEIDLQIRGPGDFIGTRQSGLPDFRAANLLRDSRVLDDARRAAQEWLQLDPALRTPESAALRAVLQHRWAGRLGLAEIG
- the carB gene encoding carbamoyl-phosphate synthase large subunit gives rise to the protein MPKRTDLKSILLIGSGPIVIGQACEFDYSGTQACKALKEEGFRVILINSNPATIMTDPGFADRTYVEPITAEILERIIAAERPEALLPTIGGQTGLNMAIELAERGVLDRYGVELIGAKLPAIKMAEDRNLFKAAMERIGLDLPRSGYAHSLAEAQAIRHELGLPLIIRPSRTLGGTGGGVVTTEAAFEAVVSWGLDASPTNEVLVEESIAGWKEFELEVMRDGKDNVVIVCSIENFDPMGVHTGDSITIAPAQTLTDKEYQIMRDAALAIIREIGVDTGGSNIQFGVHPDNGRLVIIEMNPRVSRSSALASKATGFPIAKIAAKLAVGYTLDEIRNDITRETPACFEPTIDYVVTKIPRFTFEKFPAATDLLGPQMKSVGEAMAIGRTFKESLHKAIRSLEIDSYGFDDKGLGQHLEGAALDEKLATPNARRLWYIAAAYRAGYNTQRLFELSRIDPWFLENIRQIVACEDEIRQSGAPLAADLLRRAKAMGFSDIRLAQLTGGSEEDLRQRRLRAGVEPVYKMVDTCAAEFAAFTPYLYSSYDAEDESGVTDRKKVLILGGGPNRIGQGIEFDYCCVHAAFALKEDGYETIMVNCNPETVSTDYDTSDKLYFEPLTREDVLGIIAREQPLGVIVQFGGQTPLKLAVPLEQAGVRILGTSPDAIDRAEDRERFAVLLTRLGLRQPANGIARTVDEAVRVAAGIGYPVLVRPSYVLGGRAMEIVHEETALRGYMARAVDLAPDRPVLIDQFLEDAIELDVDAISDGELVVVGGIMEHIERAGVHSGDSACSLPPITISKAVQDEVRRQTQALARELEVIGLMNIQFAVKGDDVYILEVNPRASRTVPFVSKAIGVPLAKLAARVMLGRPLRELGFTAEVVPDHISVKEAVFPFTKFPNVDTLLGPEMKSTGEVMGIDSTFGAAFAKAQIAAGTMLPLGGTAFLSVPDEDKPRVLPIARRLVQEGFRLIATHGTAAYLSRHGVAVSGINKVAEGSPHIVDAIRGGSIAMVINTPMGIGSQQDSYSIRRSALECRVPYFTTVAAAAAAAEGVAWLRREALQVCPLQDHHRAAAGDDGANRAPRS
- the carA gene encoding glutamine-hydrolyzing carbamoyl-phosphate synthase small subunit — protein: MKALLALADGTVYEGESFGASGETVGEVVFNTSMTGYQEILTDPSYRGQLVAMTCPEIGNVGVNREDVESLRPFVQGFIVKEYWEQPSNWRAQQSLRDYLVANAIPAIQGIDTRALVRRLRQYGAQEAVLSTVDLDAARLVERARASAGLIGRDLVKEVTCTAAYDWDEATWSLSHGYGRAEGAGARPFVVAYDYGIKRNILRCLVSGGCRVRVVPAATPAVEVLALKPDGIFLSNGPGDPDVGPYAGIVRELIGRRPIFGICLGHQMLGLALGGRTYKLKFGHHGGNQPVMDLTTRKTEITSQNHGFAVAAESVQGIAAVTHVNLNDQTVEGLSQPEAQLFSVQYHPEASPGPHDANYLFKRFLNMMEAGR